A single region of the Halorussus gelatinilyticus genome encodes:
- a CDS encoding MBL fold metallo-hydrolase, which translates to MNIEFLGGAREIGRSAILVDGSLLLDYGMATGNPPSFPVGDPDPDAVVVSHGHLDHVGAIPSLLSGDARPPIHWTPPTRDLTRVLAEDTLKLHGGSYDCPFTHTEVKRMSQVSETHGYGETFTAAGYEVTFYDAGHIPGSAHVLVDDGETRLLYTGDFHTEDTQLLSGTTARPEADIVLTESTYSDVDHDPRQQVEDSFAESVRTTVWEGGTVIVPAFAIGRTQEMLMVCEAHDIDCYVDGMGQKVTEIARQYPEFVRDANALGRAKSNARFVTGRDGQRRRIAEKNTVVVTTSGMLSGGPAMTYVPEIRANPTNKIAFTGYQVEGTPGRELLDSGRAEIDGRVMPVSAQVEAYDFSAHADRDGLFDFLDAYRDAEVLVNHGDRCEAFAEELRSEGFDASAPELGECVTAE; encoded by the coding sequence ATGAACATCGAGTTTCTCGGCGGGGCCCGCGAAATCGGGCGGAGCGCGATTCTCGTGGACGGCTCGCTCCTGCTCGACTACGGGATGGCGACGGGCAACCCGCCGTCGTTCCCGGTCGGGGACCCCGACCCCGACGCCGTGGTCGTCAGCCACGGCCACCTCGACCACGTCGGCGCGATTCCGTCCCTGCTGTCGGGCGACGCCCGGCCGCCCATCCACTGGACGCCCCCGACCCGCGACCTGACGCGCGTGCTAGCCGAGGACACGCTCAAGCTACACGGCGGAAGCTACGACTGCCCGTTCACCCACACCGAGGTCAAGCGCATGAGCCAAGTGTCCGAGACCCACGGCTACGGCGAGACCTTCACCGCGGCCGGGTACGAGGTCACCTTCTACGACGCGGGCCACATCCCGGGGAGCGCGCACGTCCTCGTGGACGACGGCGAGACCCGCCTGCTCTACACCGGCGACTTCCACACCGAAGACACGCAACTGCTGTCCGGGACGACGGCGCGCCCGGAAGCGGACATCGTACTCACCGAATCGACCTACTCCGACGTGGACCACGACCCGCGCCAGCAGGTCGAGGACTCGTTCGCCGAGAGCGTCCGGACGACCGTCTGGGAGGGCGGGACCGTGATAGTGCCGGCGTTCGCCATCGGGCGCACGCAGGAGATGCTGATGGTCTGCGAGGCCCACGATATTGACTGCTACGTGGACGGAATGGGCCAGAAGGTCACCGAAATCGCGCGCCAGTATCCCGAGTTCGTCAGGGACGCGAACGCGCTCGGCCGCGCGAAGTCCAACGCACGGTTCGTCACGGGACGCGACGGACAGCGCAGGCGCATCGCCGAGAAGAACACCGTCGTCGTGACCACCTCGGGGATGCTCTCGGGCGGTCCCGCGATGACCTACGTGCCGGAGATTCGGGCGAATCCGACGAACAAAATCGCGTTCACGGGCTACCAAGTCGAAGGGACGCCCGGCCGCGAGTTGCTCGACTCGGGCCGCGCGGAAATCGACGGGCGCGTGATGCCCGTCAGCGCGCAGGTCGAGGCCTACGACTTCTCGGCGCACGCCGACCGCGACGGTCTCTTCGACTTTCTGGACGCGTACCGCGACGCCGAGGTGCTGGTCAACCACGGCGACCGCTGTGAAGCGTTCGCCGAGGAGCTACGCTCGGAGGGCTTCGACGCGAGCGCGCCCGAACTCGGAGAGTGCGTCACCGCGGAGTGA
- a CDS encoding TIGR00300 family protein — protein sequence MTVARTVELEGHIIDSGMMQQCFGVVMDLGGDFDVEVFDVGTHKDAESYCRMVVTADDEDSLREILHELHQHGAHLSDPPDATLAPAPRDKVVPQGFYSTTNHPTKVRYDGEWLPVENVEMDCAIVVETGGDGSDDGPRAYTKVLNAIEEGDLVVTDEAGVRVDPPERPRGSKGPFGFMQGGVSAERPSASLIREIAESVAETKAEGGTVLAVAGPAVIHSGAGDALARLVREGYVDMLSAGNGFAVHDLERGQYGTSLGLDVETLESPRKGHKHHIYTISEIIRAGGIEAAVEQGLVEDGVMYECVVNDAPYVLAGSIRDDGPLPDTITDAVEAQNAIREQAREADLVIMLSTLLHSVAVGNCLPSTTRVVCVDIDPATVTQLLDRGSAQAIGMVTDVGTFVPKLAETLVDGE from the coding sequence ATGACAGTCGCGCGCACGGTCGAGTTGGAGGGCCACATCATCGACTCCGGGATGATGCAGCAGTGTTTCGGCGTCGTGATGGACCTCGGGGGCGACTTCGACGTGGAGGTCTTCGACGTCGGGACGCACAAGGACGCCGAATCGTACTGCCGAATGGTCGTCACGGCCGACGACGAGGACTCGCTCCGCGAGATTCTGCACGAACTCCACCAGCACGGCGCGCACCTCTCGGACCCGCCCGACGCGACGCTCGCGCCCGCGCCCCGCGACAAGGTGGTTCCGCAGGGCTTCTACTCCACGACCAATCACCCAACGAAGGTCAGATACGACGGCGAGTGGCTTCCCGTCGAGAACGTCGAGATGGACTGTGCCATCGTGGTCGAGACCGGGGGAGACGGAAGCGACGACGGCCCGCGAGCCTACACGAAGGTCCTGAACGCCATCGAGGAGGGCGACCTCGTGGTGACCGACGAGGCGGGCGTCCGCGTGGACCCGCCCGAGCGACCCCGCGGGTCGAAAGGTCCCTTCGGGTTCATGCAGGGCGGAGTGTCGGCCGAGCGCCCGTCCGCGTCGCTCATCCGGGAAATCGCCGAGTCGGTCGCCGAGACGAAGGCCGAGGGCGGGACCGTCTTGGCGGTCGCCGGCCCGGCGGTCATCCACTCGGGGGCCGGTGACGCGCTGGCCCGCCTCGTCCGCGAGGGCTACGTGGACATGCTCTCCGCCGGCAACGGCTTCGCGGTTCACGACCTCGAACGCGGCCAGTACGGCACGTCGCTCGGCTTGGACGTCGAGACGCTCGAAAGCCCCCGGAAGGGCCACAAGCACCACATCTACACCATCAGCGAGATAATCCGCGCCGGCGGCATCGAGGCGGCCGTCGAGCAGGGACTGGTCGAGGACGGCGTGATGTACGAGTGCGTCGTCAACGACGCGCCGTACGTCCTCGCGGGGTCGATTCGGGACGACGGCCCGCTCCCCGACACCATCACCGACGCCGTGGAAGCCCAGAACGCCATCCGCGAGCAGGCCCGCGAGGCCGACCTCGTCATCATGCTCTCCACGCTCCTGCACTCGGTCGCGGTCGGTAACTGCCTGCCCTCCACGACGCGGGTCGTCTGCGTGGACATCGACCCCGCGACGGTGACGCAACTGCTGGACCGCGGGAGCGCGCAGGCTATCGGGATGGTAACCGACGTAGGGACCTTCGTCCCGAAACTCGCCGAGACGCTGGTGGACGGAGAGTAG
- a CDS encoding NAD(P)/FAD-dependent oxidoreductase, protein MDVVAVGGGIVGLASAYSLAEAGANVTLVEKGSLGSGSTARSAGGIRTQFSTPVNVELSLASLEVWDDFEAEFGVDIAHRRPGYLFLARSEETAERFRADVAMQNDLGVGSRYLSPAEARDRCPELRAERFVAAQYNAADGFADPNLAVQGYAEACREAGVEIRTKTAVRDVLTDDSSVIGVETDAERIDADFVVNAAGAWAGRVAGMASLDLPIHPRRRQIATVEPTTPVSEDVPLTIDLDTGSYFRPERDGAALVGGQFDEADPDVDPDAYSESMDLEWAATAVERAADCAAYFDGDSRIRRGWAGLYAVTPDHHPVVEETVPGFVTAAGFSGHGFQHAPATGKLVAQLCLDGEASLVDVSQLSSDRFDDEGGELVERNVA, encoded by the coding sequence ATGGACGTCGTCGCGGTCGGGGGCGGAATCGTCGGACTCGCCTCGGCGTACTCCCTCGCGGAGGCGGGCGCGAACGTCACGCTCGTCGAGAAGGGGAGCCTCGGGTCCGGAAGCACCGCGCGCTCGGCGGGCGGCATCAGGACGCAGTTCTCGACGCCGGTCAACGTCGAGCTCTCGCTGGCGAGCCTGGAGGTCTGGGACGACTTCGAGGCGGAGTTCGGCGTGGACATCGCCCACCGGCGACCGGGCTACCTCTTTCTGGCGCGGAGCGAGGAGACGGCCGAGCGGTTCCGCGCGGACGTGGCGATGCAGAACGACCTCGGTGTGGGGAGTCGCTATCTCTCGCCCGCCGAGGCGCGAGACCGTTGCCCCGAACTCCGGGCCGAGCGGTTCGTCGCCGCCCAGTACAACGCCGCGGACGGCTTCGCCGACCCGAACCTCGCGGTGCAGGGCTACGCCGAGGCGTGTCGGGAGGCGGGCGTCGAGATTCGGACGAAGACCGCGGTCCGCGACGTGCTGACCGACGACTCGAGCGTAATCGGCGTCGAGACCGACGCCGAGCGCATCGACGCCGACTTCGTGGTGAACGCCGCCGGCGCGTGGGCGGGCCGGGTCGCCGGGATGGCGAGTCTCGACCTCCCGATACACCCCCGCCGACGCCAGATAGCGACGGTCGAGCCGACGACGCCGGTTTCCGAGGACGTGCCCCTGACCATCGACCTCGACACGGGGTCGTACTTCCGGCCCGAGCGCGACGGCGCGGCGCTGGTCGGCGGGCAGTTTGACGAGGCGGACCCCGACGTGGACCCCGACGCCTACTCGGAGTCGATGGACTTGGAGTGGGCGGCCACGGCGGTCGAGCGCGCGGCCGACTGCGCGGCGTACTTCGACGGCGACTCGCGCATCCGCCGCGGGTGGGCCGGACTCTACGCCGTGACGCCCGACCACCACCCCGTCGTGGAGGAGACGGTGCCGGGGTTCGTCACCGCGGCGGGCTTCTCGGGCCACGGTTTCCAGCACGCCCCGGCGACCGGGAAACTGGTCGCACAGCTCTGTCTCGACGGCGAGGCGTCGCTCGTGGACGTGAGTCAGTTGTCGAGCGACCGGTTCGACGACGAGGGCGGCGAACTGGTCGAGCGGAACGTGGCGTAG
- a CDS encoding ABC transporter ATP-binding protein, whose product MSVIEIDELTKRFGEVAAVDGLSLSVEEGEVFGFLGPNGAGKSTTINAMLDFTKPTSGEIRVFGRDANRESVAVRERSGLLLEGYGAYPRLTGREHVEHAIETKDADDDPDQLLDRVGLREAADRRAGGYSKGMRQRMALAVALVGDPDLLVLDEPSTGLDPNGARTLREVVVEEADRGATVFFSSHILEQVDAVADRIGILLDGSLAAVGEVGELQRELGAGATLSVWVSAVSDALLADLRGIEGVRDVRARHGRVEIACDGGGETKLRALNAVADAGVFEDFEVRDASLSDVFSKYTEGPA is encoded by the coding sequence ATGTCAGTCATCGAGATAGACGAGTTGACGAAGCGATTCGGCGAGGTCGCCGCCGTGGACGGTCTCTCGCTGTCGGTCGAGGAGGGCGAGGTGTTCGGCTTCCTCGGCCCGAACGGTGCCGGGAAGTCCACGACCATCAACGCGATGCTCGACTTCACGAAGCCGACCAGCGGCGAGATTCGGGTGTTCGGCAGGGACGCCAACCGCGAGTCGGTCGCGGTGCGCGAGCGCTCCGGGCTTCTGTTGGAGGGTTACGGCGCGTACCCCCGACTGACCGGGCGCGAACACGTCGAACACGCCATCGAGACGAAGGACGCCGACGACGACCCCGACCAACTGCTCGACCGGGTGGGACTCCGGGAGGCGGCCGACAGGCGCGCCGGCGGCTACTCGAAGGGGATGCGCCAGCGGATGGCGCTCGCCGTCGCGCTCGTGGGCGACCCCGACCTGCTGGTGCTGGACGAACCCTCGACGGGGCTGGACCCCAACGGCGCGCGGACGCTCCGGGAGGTCGTCGTCGAGGAGGCCGACCGCGGCGCGACCGTCTTCTTCTCGTCGCACATCCTCGAACAGGTGGACGCGGTGGCCGACCGCATCGGGATTCTCCTCGACGGGTCGCTCGCGGCGGTCGGCGAGGTCGGGGAACTCCAGCGGGAACTCGGCGCGGGCGCGACCCTCTCGGTGTGGGTCTCCGCGGTGTCGGACGCGCTCCTCGCGGACCTCCGCGGCATCGAGGGCGTCCGCGACGTCCGGGCGCGCCACGGCCGCGTCGAAATCGCCTGCGACGGCGGCGGCGAGACGAAGCTCCGGGCGCTGAACGCGGTGGCCGACGCGGGCGTCTTCGAGGACTTCGAGGTCCGGGACGCGTCGCTGTCGGACGTGTTCTCGAAGTACACGGAGGGTCCGGCGTGA
- the kdgK1 gene encoding bifunctional 2-dehydro-3-deoxygluconokinase/2-dehydro-3-deoxygalactonokinase, with product MTDLVTFGETMLRLSPPDGERLETTDELEFRAAGAESNVAVAAARLGADAVWTSKLPDSPLGRRVSSGLRRHGVETDVVWTDEGRQGTYYLEHGGKPRGSNVIYDRSGAAVTTAETDELPVERVREADRFHTTGITPALSDTLEATTADLLAAAQDAGTTTSFDVNYRSKLWSPESARETLESLFPDVDLLLVAERDAREVLAREGDPREIAAGLADEFGFETVIVTRGEKGALALHDGETYEQPAIETETLDPIGTGDAFLGAYLSRRIAGDGVPTALEYGSATAALKRTIPGDVAVVTREEVESVLAEEGGEISR from the coding sequence ATGACCGACCTCGTGACCTTCGGCGAGACGATGCTCCGGCTCTCGCCGCCGGACGGCGAGCGACTGGAGACGACCGACGAACTCGAATTCCGGGCGGCGGGCGCGGAGAGCAACGTCGCGGTGGCCGCCGCGCGCCTCGGCGCGGACGCGGTGTGGACCTCGAAACTCCCCGACTCGCCGCTCGGACGGCGCGTGTCGTCGGGCCTCCGGCGACACGGCGTCGAGACCGACGTGGTCTGGACCGACGAGGGGCGACAGGGCACCTACTACCTCGAACACGGCGGCAAGCCCCGCGGGTCGAACGTCATCTACGACCGGTCGGGCGCGGCGGTCACGACGGCCGAGACCGACGAGTTACCCGTCGAGCGCGTCCGCGAGGCCGACCGGTTCCACACCACCGGCATCACCCCCGCGCTCTCGGACACGCTCGAAGCGACGACCGCGGACCTGCTCGCCGCGGCGCAGGACGCGGGCACGACGACCTCCTTCGACGTGAACTACCGCTCGAAGCTCTGGAGTCCCGAGTCGGCCCGCGAGACCCTCGAATCGCTGTTCCCCGACGTGGACCTCCTGCTGGTCGCCGAGCGCGACGCCCGCGAGGTGCTGGCCCGCGAGGGCGACCCCCGAGAAATCGCGGCGGGGCTGGCCGACGAGTTCGGCTTCGAGACCGTCATCGTCACCCGCGGCGAGAAGGGCGCGCTGGCGCTCCACGACGGCGAGACCTACGAGCAACCCGCCATCGAGACCGAGACGCTGGACCCCATCGGGACCGGCGACGCCTTCCTCGGAGCGTACCTCTCGCGGCGCATCGCGGGCGACGGCGTACCCACCGCGCTGGAGTACGGCTCCGCGACCGCGGCACTCAAGCGCACGATTCCCGGCGACGTGGCGGTCGTCACCCGCGAGGAGGTCGAGAGCGTGCTGGCCGAAGAAGGCGGCGAGATTTCGCGGTAG
- a CDS encoding 5'-deoxyadenosine deaminase, whose product MLLQGTVVADAETVVEDGAVVVEGNEIVAVGDREELVETYPDRERKEYDLLAPGVVGGHVHSVQSLGRGIADDTSLLDWLFDYVLPMEAGLDAEGMRIAAELGYLELLESGVTTAIDHLSVRHADEAFEAAGELGVRARMGKVLMDTESPDGLLEDTQAGLDETERLIREYHDTRGGRIQYAVTPRFAVSCTEECLRGCRELADAYDGVRIHTHASENRDEVATVEERTGRRNIHWLDEVGLTGEDVVLAHCIWTDESEREVLAETGTHVTYCPSSNMKLASGIAPVMDYAERGINVALGNDGPPCNNTLDPFTEMRQASLLQKVEHLDPTTTPAELVFEMATRNGAKAAGFEDVGRLRPGWKADVVGLTTDLTRATPLHDVFSHLVFSAHGDDVEFTMVDGNVVYEDGELRTGDADAIRRRAREYDLPIAAD is encoded by the coding sequence ATGCTACTACAGGGAACCGTCGTCGCCGACGCCGAGACGGTCGTCGAAGACGGCGCGGTAGTCGTCGAAGGCAACGAAATCGTCGCCGTCGGCGACCGCGAGGAGTTGGTCGAGACGTATCCGGACCGCGAGCGCAAGGAGTACGACCTCCTCGCGCCGGGCGTGGTCGGCGGCCACGTCCACTCCGTCCAGTCGCTCGGCCGGGGCATCGCCGACGATACGTCCCTGCTGGACTGGCTGTTCGACTACGTGCTGCCGATGGAGGCCGGACTCGACGCCGAGGGGATGCGCATCGCGGCCGAGTTGGGCTACCTCGAACTGCTCGAATCCGGCGTCACGACCGCCATCGACCACCTGTCGGTGCGCCACGCCGACGAAGCGTTCGAGGCCGCGGGCGAGTTGGGCGTCCGCGCCCGGATGGGCAAGGTGCTGATGGACACCGAGTCGCCCGACGGTCTGCTGGAAGACACTCAAGCGGGCTTGGACGAGACCGAGCGCCTGATTCGGGAGTACCACGACACTCGCGGCGGGCGCATCCAGTACGCGGTCACGCCGCGCTTCGCGGTGAGTTGCACCGAGGAGTGCCTGCGCGGATGCCGCGAACTCGCCGACGCCTACGACGGCGTGCGCATTCACACTCACGCCAGCGAGAACCGCGACGAGGTGGCGACCGTCGAGGAGCGCACCGGCCGCCGGAACATCCACTGGCTCGACGAGGTGGGGCTGACCGGCGAGGACGTGGTGCTGGCTCACTGCATCTGGACCGACGAGTCCGAGCGCGAGGTTCTCGCGGAGACCGGCACGCACGTCACCTACTGCCCCTCCTCGAACATGAAACTCGCCTCGGGCATCGCGCCGGTGATGGACTACGCCGAGCGGGGCATCAACGTCGCGCTAGGCAACGACGGCCCGCCCTGTAACAACACGCTCGACCCCTTCACCGAGATGCGACAGGCCAGCCTCCTCCAGAAGGTCGAACACCTCGACCCGACCACGACGCCCGCCGAGTTGGTCTTCGAGATGGCGACTCGGAACGGCGCGAAGGCGGCCGGGTTCGAGGACGTCGGCCGACTCCGGCCGGGGTGGAAGGCCGACGTCGTGGGGCTGACGACCGACCTGACGCGCGCCACGCCGCTCCACGACGTGTTCTCGCACCTCGTCTTCTCGGCGCACGGCGACGACGTGGAGTTCACGATGGTAGACGGAAACGTCGTCTACGAGGACGGCGAGTTGCGGACCGGCGACGCCGACGCGATTCGACGGCGAGCGCGGGAGTACGACCTGCCGATAGCGGCGGACTGA
- a CDS encoding PGF-CTERM sorting domain-containing protein, with the protein MKRLASALVLLVVTTSVVPAATAGGVPTATQQTSGEAYSGTHVSFEVSNSAVTDYAVDNETVLDSVRVQSQSNVEDGGLVDLGASLSAVTRIEGAGLSVGAKTTTEASLQAETGANLTVHDNGHGVLVVESGTTSDYVVANLSSGADASAESDSQVEVTTESGTNGTFLVVGEGNVTVNDEGDVTASLGEDGRLVFRSYPDGKDDGDEKQEQLIANGEAKAEAYVMSDGGETVVDTVSYGANTTVETTETAEGEVSFTVNRTTHEGTVLLTSVSETVLNASDDLEVTVDGEAAAEARTYTQLKSAIGSDRSRYVVESTGGASADASADVLVAVNHFSERTISMQSADSTSETTSDGETTTDDSQTTTDDSQTTTDDSQTTTDDSQMTTDGSQTTSADGESAGAETNTTTVVDDETDNGAGVPGFTGAAAIVALAGAAMLARRR; encoded by the coding sequence ATGAAACGACTCGCAAGCGCGCTAGTACTGCTCGTAGTGACCACGAGTGTCGTACCCGCCGCGACCGCCGGTGGGGTGCCCACCGCGACCCAACAGACCTCCGGCGAGGCGTACTCCGGAACTCACGTCTCGTTCGAGGTCTCGAACAGCGCCGTAACCGACTACGCCGTCGATAACGAGACCGTGCTGGACTCCGTTCGGGTCCAGTCCCAGAGCAACGTCGAAGACGGCGGCCTCGTGGACCTCGGGGCCTCGCTGTCGGCCGTGACCCGAATCGAGGGCGCCGGCCTCAGCGTCGGCGCGAAGACGACCACCGAGGCCAGCCTGCAGGCCGAGACCGGCGCGAACCTGACCGTCCACGACAACGGTCACGGCGTCCTCGTCGTCGAGTCGGGCACCACGTCCGACTACGTGGTGGCGAACCTCTCGTCCGGCGCGGACGCCTCGGCCGAGAGCGACTCGCAGGTCGAGGTCACCACCGAGAGCGGCACGAACGGGACCTTCCTCGTCGTCGGTGAGGGGAACGTCACCGTCAACGACGAGGGCGACGTGACCGCCTCCCTCGGCGAGGACGGCCGCCTCGTCTTCCGGTCCTACCCCGACGGGAAGGACGACGGCGACGAGAAGCAGGAGCAACTCATCGCCAACGGCGAGGCCAAGGCCGAGGCCTACGTGATGTCCGACGGCGGGGAGACCGTCGTGGACACCGTGAGCTACGGCGCGAACACCACGGTCGAGACGACCGAGACGGCAGAAGGCGAGGTCTCGTTCACCGTCAACCGGACGACCCACGAGGGGACCGTCCTGCTGACCAGCGTCTCGGAGACGGTGCTGAACGCCTCCGACGACCTCGAAGTCACGGTGGACGGCGAGGCCGCGGCGGAGGCCCGGACCTACACCCAACTGAAGAGCGCCATCGGCAGCGACCGGTCGCGCTACGTGGTCGAGAGCACGGGCGGCGCGTCGGCCGACGCCAGCGCGGACGTGCTGGTCGCGGTCAATCACTTCTCCGAGCGGACGATTTCGATGCAGTCGGCCGATTCGACTTCGGAGACGACGAGCGACGGCGAGACGACCACCGACGACAGCCAGACGACCACCGACGACAGCCAGACGACCACCGACGACAGCCAGACGACCACCGACGACAGCCAGATGACTACTGACGGCAGCCAGACGACCTCCGCCGACGGCGAGAGCGCCGGGGCGGAGACGAACACCACGACGGTCGTGGACGACGAGACCGACAACGGCGCGGGCGTCCCCGGATTCACCGGGGCGGCCGCTATCGTCGCGCTGGCCGGCGCGGCGATGCTGGCCCGACGCCGCTAA
- a CDS encoding dihydrolipoyl dehydrogenase family protein, with protein MTTHVVIVGAYGSAGVAAAQKLADAEDVRLTLVDDGDPGGGLCILKGCMPSKEILSAGKHRFQARHDDRVEGVPEVDLESVVATKDEHVGNWAEHRRAAVRTLAQRENVEFLHRTARFVDDRTVAVGDREIEADYVVVATGSSVNVPDLNGIDEVDYMTSADVLDATDFPDSGLVMGFGYVGLEMVPYLAEAAEMDITVIEHHDYPLDEADREFRAAMLDIYREEFDVDVLTNTYEQSVEETADGGVRLHVRRGVSGQDSSGGRRETVEAGELFLFTGRRPNVANLGLENARLDPGSGWVADTMQARDDERIFVPGDANGHEPILHVAKEQGFLTAENVLRHRAGEELEPYRNVHHHVIFSGLGVYPFARVGTSEEALAAEARDYVAVTREASSDGVFATKAVPRGLAKLVVDADDGTVLGYQGLHYDADVMAKTMQVAVEMELDVREIPDRAYHPTTPEILDGLIREASEKLS; from the coding sequence ATGACCACTCACGTCGTCATCGTCGGGGCGTACGGGAGCGCCGGCGTCGCGGCCGCACAGAAGTTGGCGGACGCCGAGGACGTTCGACTGACGCTCGTGGACGACGGCGACCCCGGCGGCGGTCTCTGCATCCTGAAGGGGTGTATGCCCTCGAAGGAGATTCTCTCGGCCGGGAAGCACCGGTTTCAGGCGCGCCACGACGACCGCGTCGAGGGCGTCCCCGAGGTGGACCTCGAATCGGTCGTGGCGACCAAGGACGAACACGTCGGTAACTGGGCGGAACACCGACGCGCCGCGGTGCGAACGCTGGCCCAGCGCGAGAACGTCGAGTTCCTCCACCGGACCGCCCGGTTCGTGGACGACCGAACCGTCGCGGTCGGCGACCGCGAAATCGAGGCCGACTACGTCGTCGTGGCAACCGGGTCGTCGGTCAACGTGCCGGACCTGAACGGCATCGACGAGGTGGACTACATGACCAGCGCGGACGTGCTGGACGCGACCGATTTCCCCGACTCGGGTCTCGTGATGGGCTTCGGCTACGTCGGACTGGAGATGGTGCCCTACCTCGCGGAGGCCGCCGAAATGGATATCACCGTCATCGAACACCACGACTACCCGCTGGACGAGGCCGACCGGGAGTTCCGGGCGGCGATGCTCGACATCTACCGCGAGGAGTTCGACGTGGACGTGCTGACCAACACGTACGAGCAGTCGGTCGAGGAGACCGCCGACGGCGGAGTTCGGCTCCACGTCAGGCGCGGCGTGTCGGGACAGGACTCCTCGGGAGGACGACGCGAAACGGTCGAAGCCGGCGAACTGTTCCTGTTCACCGGTCGCAGGCCGAACGTGGCGAATCTGGGGCTGGAGAACGCCCGACTCGACCCCGGTTCGGGGTGGGTCGCCGACACGATGCAGGCCCGCGACGACGAGCGAATCTTCGTCCCCGGCGACGCCAACGGCCACGAACCCATCCTCCACGTCGCCAAGGAGCAGGGGTTCCTGACCGCCGAGAACGTCCTTCGCCACCGCGCGGGAGAGGAGTTGGAACCGTACCGGAACGTCCACCACCACGTCATCTTCTCCGGACTCGGCGTGTACCCCTTCGCTCGCGTCGGCACCTCCGAGGAGGCGCTGGCCGCCGAGGCGCGCGACTACGTGGCGGTCACGCGCGAGGCGAGCAGCGACGGCGTATTTGCGACGAAGGCGGTCCCGCGCGGGCTGGCGAAACTCGTCGTGGACGCCGACGACGGGACCGTACTGGGGTATCAGGGCCTGCACTACGACGCCGACGTGATGGCGAAGACGATGCAGGTCGCCGTGGAGATGGAGTTGGACGTGCGCGAGATTCCCGACCGGGCGTACCATCCGACGACGCCCGAGATTCTCGACGGCCTGATTCGAGAGGCGAGCGAGAAACTGAGCTAA
- a CDS encoding YHS domain-containing protein codes for MAQCAVCGADVEKTSPEETDYRDDEFAVAQVEYEGETYRFCSEEHRETFEADPEEYV; via the coding sequence ATGGCCCAGTGCGCCGTCTGCGGTGCCGACGTGGAGAAGACCAGCCCCGAGGAGACCGACTACCGAGACGACGAGTTCGCCGTCGCGCAGGTCGAGTACGAGGGCGAGACCTATCGGTTCTGTAGCGAGGAACACCGCGAGACGTTCGAGGCCGACCCCGAGGAGTACGTTTAG
- a CDS encoding FlaD/FlaE family flagellar protein: MPTTPGDYDLRELRRLADPHRETPEEFEEGGDLPAPPDEVLRHSERNELVQLQSQFAAAGALPEKPYLDALPNQYSTEVVVFEWLDFLINKAGFENTGNALAYYEEVEWITESVREGLRDYMRGFSEVESFDPDKPGPADLDVDDHVLSLVYIARLASV, encoded by the coding sequence ATGCCGACGACGCCCGGAGATTACGACCTGCGCGAACTGCGTCGCCTCGCGGACCCGCACCGCGAGACCCCCGAGGAGTTCGAGGAGGGCGGGGACCTGCCAGCGCCGCCAGACGAAGTACTGCGCCACAGCGAGCGAAACGAACTCGTCCAGTTGCAGAGCCAGTTCGCCGCGGCGGGCGCGCTCCCCGAGAAGCCGTATCTCGACGCCCTGCCGAACCAGTACAGTACCGAGGTCGTGGTGTTCGAGTGGCTCGACTTCCTCATCAACAAGGCCGGATTCGAGAACACCGGCAACGCCTTGGCGTACTACGAGGAGGTCGAGTGGATAACCGAGTCGGTCCGGGAGGGCCTACGCGACTACATGCGGGGGTTCTCGGAGGTCGAGAGCTTCGACCCCGACAAGCCCGGTCCGGCCGACCTCGACGTGGACGACCACGTGTTGAGTCTGGTGTACATCGCGCGACTCGCGTCGGTCTGA